GAAGAAGTAAAGATTTAAACATAGCTATACAAATGAATTAAAAAAGCGCCGGGATTCAATCCCGGCGCTTTTTTAGTTAGCAGTCATAAGTTTAAAGACTTACCCCACGTTTCCAGGGAATAAAGTCATCCTGTTGAAGAATTTCAGCTTTGGTATGTACTTCCCCGCTGGCCGATTTTACTACAAATTCCAGGATCTGTTCGCCCATTTGTGCAATAGTGTGTTGTCCGCTGATGATGGTACCGGTATCTATATCAATGATATCAGGCATGCGTTGTGCAAGTCTGGTATTGGTAGCCAGCTTTACCACCGGAGCGATCGGATTGCCGGTAGGCGTACCCAGGCCTGTGGTGAATAAAACAATATTGGCACCTGATCCTACCTCTGCAGAAGTGGATTCTACATCGTTACCTGGTGTACACAGCAGGTTCAATCCGGGTTTTTTAACATATTCTGTATAGTCCAGCACATCCGTAACCGGAGAGGTACCCCCTTTTTTGGCAGCCCCGGCAGATTTAATAGCATCCGTGATAAGGCCATCTTTAATATTACCGGGAGAAGGGTTCATATAAAAACCGGAACCAACAGATTGGGCCTGGTTTTCATACGCGCGCATAATGCGGATGAATTTTTCCGAAGTATCTGTTGTTTCACACCGATTGATTAACTCCTGTTCTACACCACACAGCTCAGGGAATTCTGATAAAATGGAGGTGCCACCCAAGGCTACCAGCATATCGGAAGTATGCCCTACAGCAGGGTTTGCAGAGATACCGGAGAAGCCGTCAGAACCGCCACATTCCAGTCCGATAACCAGTTTAGATAAAGGGCTGGGCTGGCGGGTTATTTTATTGGCCGCTATCAGCGCCATAAAGGTATCTTTAATGGCATTGGATAACATGGCAAACTCAGAACTGCTTTTCTGCTGTTCGAATACCAGTACCGGCTTGTCAAATGAAGGGTTCAGTTTCTTTACCGACTCCATCAATATAGACACTTGCGCGTGCTGGCAGCCAAGGCTCAGAATAGTAGCTCCTGCTACATTGGGATGGTGTATATACCCTGCCAATAGTGCACATAAAGCGTCAGAATCCTGACGGGTGCCGCCACAACCACCTTCATGGGTAAGAAATTTTATACCATCAATGTTCGGGAATATATTATTACGTTTGCTCGTATGCGTTACTGTTTCAGGAGAATAGTTGCTGATACTTTCAAGATCCCCTTTTTTATAGAACTCTACCAGATCATTTACCTGTTCATTATATACTTCAGTAGGAGCAAATCCCAGTCCTTTTTCAAAGGCAGTTTTGATCACATTTACATTTCTGTTCTCACAAAATACCAGTGGTATTACCAGCCAGTAGTTGCGCGTTCCTACCTGTCCGTCTTTACGATGGTACCCCATAAAGGTCCTGGTTTTCCAGGCACTCACATCAGGTTGCTGCCATTGGATATTACCCTCTTTTTGATGAAAGGCATTGGCATCATGTGCCACATTGGAAGTAGTGAGCGGGCTGCCTTTGGTAATAGGCTGCGTGGCCTTACCTACCAAAACGCCATACATGGTAATAGCGTCGCCTGGTTGAAGATCTGAAACCGGGAACTTATGTTTGGCAGGTATATTACCCGATAAGGAAATTGCGGTGCCATTAAACTGTATATCAGTACCTGCTGATAAGTCCTGTAGGGCTACCAGCACGTTATCTTTCGGATGTATTTGTAAGTAAGTGTTCATGATGGCTAAAGTAGAAAATATGCTATCCGGCTGTTAATACTAAAATATTAATCCTTAATAAGATTTTGCCTATTTGCAAAAGCTGCTGTAACATTTGCTGGATGCAGCTTACAAAGGTAAATAATCTCTGTGGAAGCCGCGCAAATCCCTTTCGAAATTCATCCAAAACCATACTTTTTGATGAGATTATGATATAACCTGATAGTTATTTAACAAAATTGCCGGTTGCTGTAAATCATTTTTCCGTTTACGGATGTCTTTTAGAATAAAGTAGAAGAAATATTATCTTCAGATTCAGCAACCAATACCTGATACTTAGATCTGACTATTTACAGCCGCATAACTGTTTATAAACCCACGTAACAATAATGAGAAAGTATTTAATACTTATTGCCATACTGCTCACCTGTACAACCTTTACATTGCGGGCACAGGAGCAGCGCAATCTGTTGGCCGGCACTTTTACCGCTGCTCAGTTGAAAGCAGATTTACTGCCGGATACCAAATGGGTGGATTTTCCGGCTTATGATAACCGGGAAGCCTGGGATAAGTTATTGCCGGCATATAAAGCCGCATTGATCAGCTATGGAGAAAGTGCACTTCCCTATAAGTGGCAGCTGGTGCCGGCCACAGCATACCTTGACTATGTACGTACCGGCAATCGTACCAGTATGCAAAATATTTATAATGCTAATGTTGCTCATTTAAAAGGACTGGTACTGGCAGAACTGGCTGAGGGGAAAGGCCGCTTTACCGATCAGATCATCAATGGGGTATGGGCGTTTTGTGAAATGACAACCTGGTCATTATCTGCACATCTCAGTGCACAAAAGAAGGGGCTGGGTATCCCCGATATAAATGACCCCATTATTGATCTGGAGGTAGGTAATACCGGGGCTTTGCTGGCCTGGGTGCACTACTTCTTCCATGATGCATTTGATAAGGTAAACCCGCTGATTGCTGCCCGTATCCGGTATGAAATTAACCGGCAGGTGTTGACGCCTTATTATCAGCGGGATGATTTCTGGTGGATGGCTTTCAGGAATGACAAGTTTGTGAATAACTGGAATGTATGGGTCAATTATAATGTATTGAATTGCATTTTACTGATAGAAACAGATCCGGAAAAAAGAGTAGCAGGTGTTTATAAAACCATGCGGTCCGTAGACAAGTTCATCAATTACTATAAGGCCGATGGCGGTTGTGAAGAAGGCCCTGCCTATTGGGAGAGCGCCGGCGGTATGTTGTACGGGTATCTGGCATTGTTATTTCAGGGAACCGGTGGTAAGGTTAATAAATTTGATCATGACCTGGTGAAAAATATAGGCAGGTATATTTATCGTGCGTATATCAATGACCGTTACTATATCAACTTCGCAGATGCGGCTGCCCAATTAAGTCAGCCAGCAGGATTAATCTACACTTATGGAAAAGCGATTGGTGATGATCAGATGAAAGGATTTGGCAGTTTCCTGGCACACCAGCAGCACTGGGATACCCGTGTTCCGCAGGAAACGTTGCAGGCTACTGTGGAAAACCTGTGGCTGGCTGGGGAAATAATGGATTATCCCCCGGCAGCCCCTTTACTGGGTGATTGCTGGCTGTCAGGTACACAGATACTGGCAGCACGGGATAAGGCAGGTACTGCAAATGGGTTTTATTTTGCTGCCAAGGGCGGGCATAATAACGAAAGCCACAATCATAATGATGTAGGCACTTTTATGCTTTATTATGATGGCAAACCGGTGTTTATTGATATTGGCAGCGAAGTATATACCCGGCAAACCTTTGGGCCGGAACGTTATACTATCTGGACAATGCGGTCTGTTTATCATAACCTCCCTTTTATTAATGGTATAGAACAGCATGTCGGCGCGCAATTTGCAGCACGTAATCCTGTCTATAAGGCTACCCCATCTACGGTATCCTTTTCGCTCGATCTGGCTAAAGCATATCCCGATAGCGCCGGAATAAATACCTGGTACAGAGCCTACCTGCTGAAAAGAGGACAATCATTTACCATTACAGATGAGTACAACCTGGTGGAGAATAACGGGAAAACCGCAGTGCATTTTATGAGTAGTTGCCGGCCCCATATTCTTCAACCTGGAATACTGCGTTTAAGTGGAGAAGGGTTTGAATTAAATATGCTGTATCCCGCAAGTAGTGCGGCGCCTGTTATAGAAGATATATTAATCAAAGATGAGCGGCTGCTGCAGTCGTGGCCCCCGCATGTATACAGGATCATATTTCCCCTGACCAGCCAACAGCTGAAAGGCAAAATGTGGTGGAAGATCCAATCAGCAACTAAGTAATACGGACCCGGAAAATAAAGCATCCATATAAATGCCTTGTATTTTGCAAACGTTTGCATAACTTAGTATAAAACAGGCAGCTTACCTGCCTTTCCACGTATTGAATCTAATAAAAGCAGCTGCACTTGGAACGTAGAAACTTTATTAAGATAGCACCGCTGGCGGGTTTGGCCGGCGTTATTACTCCGGGGCGGGTACTGTCAGGTACCTCATCACCGTTGCCAACTGCCACCTCCTTGATGGAGCATGACAGGCAGTACTGGACACAGTTACTAGTCAGGATCTGCAGTCCGGTTATTGAAAATATGAGCCGGGGTACTCTAAAAAAGAATCTGCCATTGGAATTGGGAAAAGGATATGGACTGGACGTAAAGCAGGTGACTTATCTGGAAGCTTTTGGACGGACCATTTCGGGAATGGCACCGTGGCTGGCCTTACCTGATGACGTTACCGCAGAAGGCAGAACAAGGAAACGGCTGCGGGAACAGGTGCTGCAAGGTATTGTAAATGGTGTAGATCCGGGATCGCCGGACTATCTCAATTTTCGTACGGAAGCACAGCCTTTGGTAGATGCGGCGTTTTTATGTCATGCTTTTTTAAGGGCGCCGGATGCTTTATGGCATCCGCTGGATCATGTTACAAAGGAACGCGTAATAAAAGAGCTGAGAGAACTACGGCGTATTAAGCCTGGCTATAACAACTGGTTACTGTTTGCCGCTATCATTGAAACCTTCTTTTTGTTTATCAATGAAGACTGGGAACCGATGCGTACCATGGTGGCCATTCAGAAAATGAAGGAATGGTATGCCGGCGATGGCTGGTATAGTGATGGTGCACAATTTTCAATGGATTATTATAATGGTTATGTCATCCATCCTATGTTGACAGATATCCTGAAAGTATTGATGGATAAAGGGAAGGGGACTAAGGCGGATTATGAGCAGGCAATCAGGAGGATGCAACGTTTTGCTGCATTGCAGGAACGCATGATTGCTCCTGATGGTACTTACCCTGCATTAGGGAGGTCTATGACTTACCGTACCGCTGCATTTCAACCGCTAGTCCAGCTGGCATTGCAACATCAGTTACCGGAAGAACTATCGCCTGCACAGGTACGTTGTGCACTTACCGCTGTGATGAAACGGGTATATGAAATGAAAGGAACCTTTGACGGAAAAGGATGGCTGCAGCTGGGTATTTGCGGGCATCAGCCGGAAGTAGCGGATACCTATACTTCTACCGGCAGCCTTTATTTATGTACCAGCGGTTTTCTGGCGTTAGGATTACCCCCGGAAGATCCCTTCTGGTCTGCCCCGCCGGAAGAAT
The Chitinophaga sp. H8 DNA segment above includes these coding regions:
- a CDS encoding heparinase II/III domain-containing protein — protein: MRKYLILIAILLTCTTFTLRAQEQRNLLAGTFTAAQLKADLLPDTKWVDFPAYDNREAWDKLLPAYKAALISYGESALPYKWQLVPATAYLDYVRTGNRTSMQNIYNANVAHLKGLVLAELAEGKGRFTDQIINGVWAFCEMTTWSLSAHLSAQKKGLGIPDINDPIIDLEVGNTGALLAWVHYFFHDAFDKVNPLIAARIRYEINRQVLTPYYQRDDFWWMAFRNDKFVNNWNVWVNYNVLNCILLIETDPEKRVAGVYKTMRSVDKFINYYKADGGCEEGPAYWESAGGMLYGYLALLFQGTGGKVNKFDHDLVKNIGRYIYRAYINDRYYINFADAAAQLSQPAGLIYTYGKAIGDDQMKGFGSFLAHQQHWDTRVPQETLQATVENLWLAGEIMDYPPAAPLLGDCWLSGTQILAARDKAGTANGFYFAAKGGHNNESHNHNDVGTFMLYYDGKPVFIDIGSEVYTRQTFGPERYTIWTMRSVYHNLPFINGIEQHVGAQFAARNPVYKATPSTVSFSLDLAKAYPDSAGINTWYRAYLLKRGQSFTITDEYNLVENNGKTAVHFMSSCRPHILQPGILRLSGEGFELNMLYPASSAAPVIEDILIKDERLLQSWPPHVYRIIFPLTSQQLKGKMWWKIQSATK
- a CDS encoding UxaA family hydrolase; amino-acid sequence: MNTYLQIHPKDNVLVALQDLSAGTDIQFNGTAISLSGNIPAKHKFPVSDLQPGDAITMYGVLVGKATQPITKGSPLTTSNVAHDANAFHQKEGNIQWQQPDVSAWKTRTFMGYHRKDGQVGTRNYWLVIPLVFCENRNVNVIKTAFEKGLGFAPTEVYNEQVNDLVEFYKKGDLESISNYSPETVTHTSKRNNIFPNIDGIKFLTHEGGCGGTRQDSDALCALLAGYIHHPNVAGATILSLGCQHAQVSILMESVKKLNPSFDKPVLVFEQQKSSSEFAMLSNAIKDTFMALIAANKITRQPSPLSKLVIGLECGGSDGFSGISANPAVGHTSDMLVALGGTSILSEFPELCGVEQELINRCETTDTSEKFIRIMRAYENQAQSVGSGFYMNPSPGNIKDGLITDAIKSAGAAKKGGTSPVTDVLDYTEYVKKPGLNLLCTPGNDVESTSAEVGSGANIVLFTTGLGTPTGNPIAPVVKLATNTRLAQRMPDIIDIDTGTIISGQHTIAQMGEQILEFVVKSASGEVHTKAEILQQDDFIPWKRGVSL
- a CDS encoding DUF2264 domain-containing protein; this translates as MERRNFIKIAPLAGLAGVITPGRVLSGTSSPLPTATSLMEHDRQYWTQLLVRICSPVIENMSRGTLKKNLPLELGKGYGLDVKQVTYLEAFGRTISGMAPWLALPDDVTAEGRTRKRLREQVLQGIVNGVDPGSPDYLNFRTEAQPLVDAAFLCHAFLRAPDALWHPLDHVTKERVIKELRELRRIKPGYNNWLLFAAIIETFFLFINEDWEPMRTMVAIQKMKEWYAGDGWYSDGAQFSMDYYNGYVIHPMLTDILKVLMDKGKGTKADYEQAIRRMQRFAALQERMIAPDGTYPALGRSMTYRTAAFQPLVQLALQHQLPEELSPAQVRCALTAVMKRVYEMKGTFDGKGWLQLGICGHQPEVADTYTSTGSLYLCTSGFLALGLPPEDPFWSAPPEEWTAQKLWSGKPIRKDYHVSY